The Primulina eburnea isolate SZY01 chromosome 13, ASM2296580v1, whole genome shotgun sequence genome includes a region encoding these proteins:
- the LOC140808676 gene encoding hydroxyproline O-galactosyltransferase GALT6-like, translated as MGTVKRAKFDSLITLSRLRPIQVMMGLLAMYLILVSFEIPMVLKTGLGLESPEGEPSVTFVSNPISRTQNDNQFSRQDTESRVFLMPERKMGEFRKISGLIFDDNVYDGITKDEFSQLHRVARDAFVLGKKVLKDLESGKFSSEAENPALKQDAEPCPNSALLSGDNFVKKAKLMVIPCGLSLGSHVTVVGKPLWAQMVNDSKIAMVTESRESTMVSQFVMELQGLSAVDGEDPPRILHFNPRLKGDWSRHPVIEQNTCYRMQWGSAQRCEGWKSRADEETVDGQVKCEKWIRDDDSGSEESKASWWLNRLIGRTKKVTVDWPFPFAENKLFVLTLSAGLEGFHINVDGRHISSFSYRPGFTLEDATGLFLSGDVDVHTVFAASLPTSHPNTAPQRYLELSKKWRAPGLPAQPVDFFIGILSAGNHFAERMAVRKSWMQHKSVKSSNVLARFFVAMHARKEVNVELMKEAEFFGDIVIVSYMDNYDLVVLKTVAICEYGVRTVAAKYIMKCDDDTFVRIDSVMMEMRKIQPFKSFYIGNINYYHKPLRHGKWAVTYEEWPEEFYPPYANGPGYIVSSDIAHYVITEFELHKLRLFKMEDVSMGMWVEQFNHSKPVKYVHSLKFCQFGCIEDYHTAHYQSPKQMTCLWEKLQIQGKPLCCNMR; from the exons ATGGGTACCGTTAAGCGAGCAAAGTTCGACTCGCTCATCACCCTAAGTCGTCTCCGGCCGATTCAAGTCATGATGGGTTTGCTGGCTATGTATCTAATCCTGGTTAGCTTTGAGATTCCTATGGTTTTAAAAACTGGGTTGGGATTAGAATCCCCAGAGGGAGAGCCCTCTGTAACCTTCGTCTCCAATCCTATCTCCCGAACCCAAAATGATAATCAGTTTTCAAGACAAGATACGGAAAGTCGAGTTTTTTTAATGCCGGAGCGCAAAATGGGCGAGTTTAGGAAGATTTCAGGCCTTATTTTCGATGATAATGTGTATGATGGTATTACTAAAGATGAATTCTCGCAGTTGCATAGAGTAGCTAGGGACGCGTTTGTGTTGGGAAAGAAAGTTTTGAAGGATTTGGAATCTGGAAAGTTCTCGTCAGAGGCAGAGAACCCCGCGCTAAAGCAAGATGCGGAGCCTTGCCCGAATTCGGCATTGTTGTCTGGTGATAATTTTGTGAAGAAAGCGAAATTGATGGTGATACCTTGTGGGTTGTCGTTGGGATCCCATGTTACGGTGGTGGGGAAACCTCTGTGGGCTCAAATGGTTAACGATTCCAAGATTGCAATGGTGACGGAGAGTAGAGAGAGCACGATGGTATCACAGTTTGTCATGGAGTTGCAGGGATTGAGCGCTGTGGATGGTGAGGATCCACCAAGGATATTGCATTTTAATCCGAGGCTTAAGGGAGACTGGAGCAGGCATCCGGTGATAGAGCAGAACACATGCTATAGAATGCAGTGGGGTTCTGCTCAACGGTGTGAAGGGTGGAAGTCCAGGGCTGATGAGGAAACTG TTGATGGACAGGTAAAATGCGAAAAATGGATTCGTGATGATGACAGTGGATCTGAAGAATCAAAAGCCTCGTGGTGGTTGAACAGGCTGATTGGGAGGACAAAGAAGGTTACGGTTGATTGGCCCTTTCCTTTTGCTGAGAACAAGTTGTTTGTCCTTACGCTCAGTGCCGGGCTTGAAGGCTTTCATATAAATGTAGATGGAAGACATATTTCATCCTTTTCATATCGGCCT GGTTTTACTCTCGAGGATGCCACAGGCCTCTTTTTGAGTGGGGATGTTGATGTCCATACCGTATTTGCAGCTTCTTTGCCCACTTCACATCCAAATACTGCTCCACAGAGATATCTCGAGCTATCCAAGAAATGGAGAGCCCCGGGACTTCCAGCTCAACCAGTGGATTTCTTTATCGGTATCCTCTCTGCCGGTAATCATTTTGCAGAACGGATGGCAGTCAGAAAATCATGGATGCAGCATAAATCGGTCAAATCTTCGAATGTCCTGGCTCGATTTTTTGTAGCAATG CATGCTAGAAAGGAAGTGAATGTGGAGCTCATGAAAGAGGCGGAGTTCTTCGGCGACATTGTCATCGTGTCTTACATGGATAATTATGATCTTGTTGTACTAAAGACTGTTGCAATTTGTGAGTATGGG GTTCGCACAGTGGCTGCTAAGTACATCATGAAATGTGATGATGATACATTTGTAAGGATAGATTCTGTGATGATGGAAATGAGAAAAATTCAACCCTTTAAAAGTTTCTATATTGGAAATATTAACTACTATCACAAGCCTCTTCGACATGGTAAATGGGCTGTAACATATGAG GAATGGCCAGAAGAATTCTATCCACCATATGCGAATGGACCTGGTTATATCGTGTCATCTGACATAGCACATTATGTCATTACCGAGTTTGAGTTGCATAAACTAAGA TTATTCAAGATGGAAGATGTTAGCATGGGAATGTGGGTAGAGCAGTTTAATCACTCGAAACCCGTGAAATATGTGCATAGCTTAAAGTTCTGTCAGTTTGGATGCATTGAAGATTATCATACCGCACATTATCAATCTCCGAAACAGATGACTTGCCTATGGGAAAAATTGCAAATTCAAGGAAAACCCTTATGCTGCAACATGAGATGA